CCTTTTTCTTCCGGATCGCTACCTGGGTGAAAATACGGCATTGGCTAAGGGAATCCCTCCGGAATTGATCTATCATCTCAAAGGGGATATGCTCAATCCGGTATTCCAGGAGGATATTCACACGGCAAAAGTTCTCCTTTGGGATGGCTATTGCAGTGTCCATCGCCGCTTTAAGACGGAAGATGTGGCGCATATCCGAAAAAAATACCCCGGTGTGCGGGTCATTGTTCACCCGGAGTGCAGCCATGATGTCGTGGCTCAAGCCGACGATTCCGGAAGTACGGAGAAAATACTCCGTCAGGTGGAACAGAGTAAAAGCGGTAGTGTATGGGCGGTTGGGACTGAGGCACACATGGTGAACCGGCTTCAGGACATGTTTCCTGATAAAACAATTTTACAATTAAGTAATCCCGGATATCAATGTGTCACCATGTCCATGACCACTCCTGAAAAATTACATCACCTGTTGTCAGAATTATCCAAAGGACACGTCATACATCAGGTCAGGGTAAAACCGGATATCGCGCGGGATGCCTACACGGCCTTGAATAAAATGCTTGATATAACCGGCTGATCCTTACCAGTGGATGGTATATGCCAATCCCTGATCCGATTCCATGTCCAGGGTCCCGTGTAACTGGGCGGTCAGGGTTTTGATAAGATGAATCCCCATGGTTTTTGACTCTTCCGGTTTTTTTGACAAATCCAAACCGCATCCATTATCCTGAATGATCATCTCAAACCTTGAATCAATTTTATGTAATGAAATATGAATAACGGGTTTAGGTGTATCCTTAAAGGCATATTTGAGGCTGTTTGATATGATTTCATTCACAATCAGTCCTAAGGGAATTGCCTGGTTGATGGGAATCGCCAAATCCTCAATATCGAAGATAAAATCAATATTTTTGGGTCCAGATTCGTAGGAAGCAAGAAGATAACTGACAACTTTTCGGGTATATTCCTCAAAACTGATATGGGTCAGATCATCTGATTTGTATAGGCGTTCGTGTATCAATGCCATGGATTTAATCCGGTTCTGACTCTCCCTGAAAATTTCCTTATCAGCTTCATCTTTTACATAACGAATCTGCATGTTTAACAGGGACGAGATAATCTGCATATTATTTTTCACCCGATGATGAATCTCTTTCAACAAAACCTCTTTTTCCTTTAAATCCCGGGCTATCTTTTCCTCTGTTTTTTTCCGCCGGGTAATATCCCGGTAGATGCCGTAAACAGCCAGTTGATTGTTTTCCATCAGAATCGGTTTGCCAATAATGGAGACATGGATCAGTTTGCCTGATTTTGTTTTACGGACGGTTTCCAGACTGATATTTTGCCCACTGGCAACACTCATGGTGGCCTCCAGTCCCTCTTTCTTCAGATCATCAGGGACAACCAGGCTGTTAATAGGTTTTCCAAGTGACTCCCGGAGAGTATAGCCGAAGAGTTCGGTAAAGGCATCATTGACATTAACCACCCTGTCGTTATTGTCTAGAATAGCAATGGCATCCGGGGATTGCTGGAAAAGGTTTTCAAAATATGCTTTTTGAATTTTGTGTTTGTCTGATATATTTTTCAGCTCTGTTGTATCCCGTCCGTTGATGATAATTCCCATGATTGCGTCACCAAATGGACGGTAGGGAAGACATGTTACACTGATATATCTTTGAATTTTATTGTGTTTATACCAGGCTGAATAGTGGACGGATTCACCTTGCAGACACTTTTCCAGATTGGGTCGTATGGTCTTTTTATAAAATTCCGCGCCAAACAGTTCCTTGTGTGTTTTGCCCAGTATATCCGCTTCATCCAGATTGAAATATTTTTTATAGGCTAGATTGACATACCGGTATGTACAATCTCTGTCCAAAACAGAAATGTAATCATTCACATTGAGAGTAGATTGCA
This window of the Candidatus Neomarinimicrobiota bacterium genome carries:
- the nadA gene encoding quinolinate synthase NadA; protein product: MEAFEKGVEYFKSRRTQDQILTDIRTLKHELSHEIILLAHHYQQDEIVAIADIVGDSLKLAQEAAKIRNKKYIVFAGVHFMAESADILTPPDRVVLLPEPKAGCPLAEMADITEVESVWRTLKDQVDGKIIPVTYINSTAVIKAFVGRNGGTVCTSGNAGKIFDWALKQGDKILFLPDRYLGENTALAKGIPPELIYHLKGDMLNPVFQEDIHTAKVLLWDGYCSVHRRFKTEDVAHIRKKYPGVRVIVHPECSHDVVAQADDSGSTEKILRQVEQSKSGSVWAVGTEAHMVNRLQDMFPDKTILQLSNPGYQCVTMSMTTPEKLHHLLSELSKGHVIHQVRVKPDIARDAYTALNKMLDITG